A region of the Thiomicrorhabdus sp. genome:
TGTTGATGATTTATCAGGTGTAGATTTAGTTATGCATGAAGCGGGCGGTAAAAGCCCATTAATTGCGGGTGATGATACTTGGTATTGGTATATGCACACTGATCAAGAAGATAAGCTTGTTGTTCACCAGGGACGACGTTTAGTTCAGTTGTATTCGGTTAAGCACGGGCAGGTAGAAAATTTTGAAGTGACTGCCGATGCGATTTATCACAATAGCCAAAAAATCTTTGATGGTGCTGCCATTCTTGGTTGGCCTGCTCATGTTTTTCATAGAGTGCATTCACCAGAAGGCAGTTTATCAACCAACTATGCCTCACGTTTACCAGGCTTTGATATTGATACCAACTTTAATATTTACAAACTTGACCCTAAAGCAGGCACATATACACTGGCGCGTTTAGGGGCTTTAGATCAACCAAAATAAGGCACAATTAACTTGGTTTTTAGAGGAGACTATCAGCTATAAACCAAGTTAAAGCGTTTGAGTTTAACTCCTTATTAAGGTGATGGAATTGTATATTGAGAGTGAATTCGTTCAATTTGATGTAGGGTTTCTGCATCAAGGGTAATGTTGATAGAATCAATGTTCTCTTGCAGTTGGGTCATGCTTGTAGCACCAATAATATTGGCACTTACAAATGAGCGGCTGTTTACAAATGCCAAAGCAAGTTGAGTCGGAGTTAAGCCATTACCATTTGCCAGAGCTGCATAAAGTTCCGTGGCTTTAACCGCATTATCATTTGAGTATCTATCATAATGAGGAAAAAGGGTAATTCTTGCTCCTTCTGGTTTTTTGCCTTTTAAATACTTGCCAGACAATACCCCAAAGCCAAGTGGCGAGTATGCCAATAAACCAATTTTTTCTTGATACGCTACTTCAGATAAACCCACCTCAAAACTTCTGTTTAATAAACTATATGGGTTTTGAACCGTAATAATTTTTTCTAGGCCTTTTTGTTCGGCAATCTGCAAAAATTTCATTGTGCCCCAGGCGGTTTCATTAGATAAACCAATATGACGAATCTTACCTGCTTTAACCAATTCAGTTAGTACTTCTAAAGTCTCTTCAAAGTCAGTCATATCTACGGTGTCTTTTTCAGGGGCGTCAAACCCTAAAACACCAAAAAAATTGGTATGGCGTTCAGGCCAATGAAGTTGATATAAATCTAAATGATCGGTACCTAAACGTTTTAAAGAGCCTTCAAGTGCTTCATGAATTTGCTGGCGATTAAAGCGACTTTTGCCTCCACGAATATGCTGAGTAAAACTGCTTGGTCCAGCGATTTTAGAAGCTAATACGATCTGATCACGTTTACCTGTTTTGGCTAACCATTTACCAATAAACTCTTCAGTTTTTCCATAAGTCTCTGCACGAGGAGGTATCGCATACAGTTCTGCGGTATCCCAAAAATTTACACCGTTATCTAGGGCGTAGTCCATTTGTTCAAAGGCTTCTGCTTGTGTGTTTTGCTCACCCCAAGTCATAGTTCCTAAACAGATACGACTAACTTGAATATCTGAACTTCCTAACGTGTTATAAATCATAAGAATCCCTCTGTATTAAACTAAAGTAATCAACTTCATAACTCTACCACGGTAAGTTTAAATAATTATGAACACAATCTGTATTTACCAGGCCTGCCTTCCCTTCTTGCGGGGTGTGGTAAAGTAAAGACAGATACTAAAAGTAAGCGTTTGAAAGAGTTTCGAAGGCTAACCAGGCTTTAACTTCAAATGGTAAACCTGTTAAAATAACGCACTATTAAAATTGCGGCCATAGTTAAACTGGATATAACTGCCCCCTCCTAAGGGGCTGTTCGGGGTTCGAGTCCTCGTGGCTGTACCAAATTTTATTGGGCAGGTAATGAGTAACGTGCTTGTCTGATTTGTTGTAAGGCTTTGTCTAAGGTGGGTTTTGGTACGGCAAGGTTTATTCTCATAAAGCCGGTTCCTGCTTTACTTTGCCCACCAAAGCTTTCACCATCATTTAAGCCAAGCTTAGCTTTACTTACTAACCACTCTTTAAGCTCTGTTTGGTCAGTAAATAATTCTCTAAAATCCAACCAAACCAAATACGAGGCTTCAGGCCGCATCAATTTCACTTTAGGTAGTTCTTTAGCTAAAAAATTCTCTAACAAGTCTATATTTTGATTGAGGTGAACCAGTAACTCATCTCTCCACTCTTTGCCCTGTTCTGTATAAGCGGCCGCCATGGCAATTTGCCCAAATAGGTTTACGCTATCAATTGCATTTTGTTGACATATTTTGAGGTAGTCGGCTTTCAGTTTTGGGTTGGCAATAATGGCATAACCAATCTGTAAACCACCTAAATTAAAGGTTTTACCTGGTGAGCTTAGGGTAATCGTGATATTGGCAATTTCATCCGATATTGACGCCATTGGAATATGTTTATGCGGTGCATAGATCATATCTGAATGAATTTCATCAGAGACGATCGTCACTTGGTGTTTAAGACAAATATTGGCTAATTGTTCTATTTCATCTTTTAACCAAACGCGCCCTGATGGGTTTTGTGGATTACAGAATAAGAATAGTTTTACAGAGTTATCCACAATGGCTTTTTCAAAACTTTCAAAGTCTATTTGATAACGTCCATCTACTAATTCAAGGGGAGCTTCTATTAGCCGACGGTCATTGATTTCTGGAGCTTTTAAAAAAGGGGGATAAATGGGAGGTTGAACTAAAACAGAATTACCAGGCCTGGTAAAAGCAGATACAGCCATAAAAAAGCCATTGGCAACATTATGAGTAAACACAATATGTGATTTATCTACGCGGTAATTATGTTGTGCCTGCCAATTGATAATGGCTTGATAAACCCCTTCAGGGGTAAGCGTGTAACCTAATAATGAGTGGTTTAAACGAGATTTTAACGCATTCATTACAAAAGGTGGCGTGGGTAAATCCATGTCGGCCACCCACATTGGCAAAACGTCTTTAGTGCCAAATAAAGCTTGGCGTAGTTCATATTTTTCGGCGTGAGTGCCTGTCCTAGAGATGGGTTGATTAAAGTTAAACATGTTTGGAAAGGTCTCAATAGATTCTTTTTCTGGTGCTATATCGGTATCAGGCTGAGCCTGTCTTGTTGATTTTTTATAGCTTACCATCATTTTCTCTATGTTATGTAATTTTTTTCCATATTGTAAATTCAGATAAAGAGTGCTGATATTTACGTTGAGTTTCTCTAATCACAAATGGCACATCAAAAGGTTCTGCAACACGGGTAAAGTGGCTGTCTAAAATAGCGTGTAGGCCTTCTAATGTGGTTACGTTTTCACCAGACTGTTCATCTTTATAACCACCTAACCAGCGGGATTTTTCAGTAAACTCTTCTAGCCAAGTGTAAGGTGAGCCAATAATTAGATACCCATGTGAGTTGATTCGTTCATGGATCATGCTCAAGAATTTGCTTGGCTCATACAGGCGGTCAATTAAGTTAATGGCAATGACCATGTCATAATCGGTAAAACGCGGTTTAAGGTTACTGGCATCTTGTTGCATAAAAGTACAGCGTTTAGCCACATCATTAAGATTTAAGTTCTCAAGGCTCTGAGACTTAAACTCCATAATTTCCCCTTCTTGAGGAATCGAGTATCGAATCGTGCCATTGTCTTGAAGCTGGTTAGCCACTTGAATAAAGCGGGCTGAAAAATCTAAACCGGTTACTTGGGAAAAGTGTTTGGCAAGTTCAAAACTAGCACGTCCTACTGAACAACCTACTTCAAGAACGCTTAAATCGGTTTTATTATTGAAGTCTGAATCATTTTTAATGGTATCAATGGCAATATTTGCATAGGCCTTAGCAAAATTTTCAATGCCAAAATATTCATCACCGTAATGAAATTCACAATATTGAGAAACCGATTGATCTGTCTCATAAGTTGAGAATTCGGTTTTAACTTTTGCTTCAGACTGAATATAGCGAAAACCTGCATGTTGAAAAAAGTGACGACGAAACGCATAGCGTGAATAACCATTAATTTCATTACCGGTAGATATCCAGCTACCACCTGTAAACAAGTTGTGTTTATTGTCAAAAGTAGGCATGGTAAAGTCATCATAAAGCGGATGCACTTTAAAACCTTCATAGGGGTAAATAGGGGTTTGTGTCCACTGCCATACGTTGCCTAAAACATCATAAAAATCGTCCGTTTTATTTTCATCTACCGGGGTGGATGAGGCAAATTTTTGTAAATTAAAGTTGGCCTGTTGTTTATGGTGTAAGGCTTGGCTATGTTCTCTTAAACGTAAATATTCATCTTCACTTGGTAAACGAATTGGCAGGCCAGTTTGTTGTGATTTCCACTGGCAAAAGGCGTGTGCTTCAAGCTGATTGACTTCAACTGGCCAGTTCCATGGCATGGGAATTTCTTCAGTCATGCAGCGTAAATACCAGGCCTGGTCAGGGTGATCTTTTTTAACCCAGAAGGTAGGGTGTTTTACAGGGCTAAAGTTACGCCACTGGTTGCCTTCATTATCCCAATATTCAGCTTTGTCATAACCGCCATCTTCAACAAAAGCCAAATACTCTTGGTTAGAGACCAAAAAAGAAGCTGCTTTAAACTCTGGGACTTTAGCTTGATGTTGGCCGTATTCATTATCCCAGCCATAAACGGGTGCTGGGTCATGATGATTAATTAACACTTCACCAGCTGGTACATCATATAGCTGGTTTTCTGGTGCGGAGCCGGATTGCCGACAAATTGGAAATAAATCATGCGACTGCACAGAGGTAATTGGCAACTGGCGAATTAACACTGAAGAGGTTTCTAAGTGAATTCGCTCATGTTCTATGCCCATTAAAATCGGCCACATTGGACTTTTCCAATCAATCGGCATCGTAAATTCAACACGGTCGATTAACTGATTCACAGCTTCTCTAACTTGGTTTCTATAATCTCTAACATCGTCTGCACTTGGCCAGTCGTAATGAGTTTCATCCAAATCATCCCAAGACATTTCATCCACACCAATAGCACACATTGATTCGATTTTTGGATTAATGCGATTAGGCAAAAGCTTGGCTAAAACCAGTTTATTGGTAAAGAAGGTGGCGGTATGCCCAAAATAAAAAATAAGGGGGTGACGAAGAGAACAAGGTCGTTCATAAAAAGCTGAGTCGGACTTTAGAGTTAAAAACAGTGCCTCATAAGCATCATAGGTCAGGTTAAAGTAGGATTTAATTTCTTGACGTTTGGATTCAATATCTCCACTTAGAAGCTCTGGAGGATAGGTGATTAAATCTTCTCTGGTTAACATTAGAACAGTCCAAATTTGAATGAATTGGGTTCATTCTAAACAATGCAAAGCAATACATCAAAGATGATTTGTATAAGTGTGTTTATTATTTGTAAAACCTATGTATAAGGTTGTCGTCTGTTATCTAATTAGTGGGCTGCCTGCTTCTAAATTGGTAAAGGTAAGCAAGCCCTAAAATAAGAGTGATTAAAGCCGGAAAAACCAATGACCAGTTTGGAAAAAGTCTGTAGGCAAAGATGCCAATAACGCCGCCAATAATGAACCCTAAAAGTAAAACAATTAAAGCATTACCCTTCCAAGACCATGCTCGTTTATGTTTTATTTTTTGTGCTAAATGCACACCCAAGTCGGTAACGGTTCCTGTAACGTGAGTGGTACGAATTTGTAATCCTCGATAACTGGCTACCAATGCGTTCTGTAAGCCGCAGGCAATGGCGGCTAATAAAAGAGAAAGATCTGACTGTATAAAACTAAAGAAGGTGGCCAGGCTTAATAAAATACAGTTTAGTAATAGTGCATAAC
Encoded here:
- a CDS encoding NADP(H)-dependent aldo-keto reductase, which gives rise to MIYNTLGSSDIQVSRICLGTMTWGEQNTQAEAFEQMDYALDNGVNFWDTAELYAIPPRAETYGKTEEFIGKWLAKTGKRDQIVLASKIAGPSSFTQHIRGGKSRFNRQQIHEALEGSLKRLGTDHLDLYQLHWPERHTNFFGVLGFDAPEKDTVDMTDFEETLEVLTELVKAGKIRHIGLSNETAWGTMKFLQIAEQKGLEKIITVQNPYSLLNRSFEVGLSEVAYQEKIGLLAYSPLGFGVLSGKYLKGKKPEGARITLFPHYDRYSNDNAVKATELYAALANGNGLTPTQLALAFVNSRSFVSANIIGATSMTQLQENIDSINITLDAETLHQIERIHSQYTIPSP
- a CDS encoding PatB family C-S lyase; the encoded protein is MMVSYKKSTRQAQPDTDIAPEKESIETFPNMFNFNQPISRTGTHAEKYELRQALFGTKDVLPMWVADMDLPTPPFVMNALKSRLNHSLLGYTLTPEGVYQAIINWQAQHNYRVDKSHIVFTHNVANGFFMAVSAFTRPGNSVLVQPPIYPPFLKAPEINDRRLIEAPLELVDGRYQIDFESFEKAIVDNSVKLFLFCNPQNPSGRVWLKDEIEQLANICLKHQVTIVSDEIHSDMIYAPHKHIPMASISDEIANITITLSSPGKTFNLGGLQIGYAIIANPKLKADYLKICQQNAIDSVNLFGQIAMAAAYTEQGKEWRDELLVHLNQNIDLLENFLAKELPKVKLMRPEASYLVWLDFRELFTDQTELKEWLVSKAKLGLNDGESFGGQSKAGTGFMRINLAVPKPTLDKALQQIRQARYSLPAQ
- the ovoA gene encoding 5-histidylcysteine sulfoxide synthase, yielding MLTREDLITYPPELLSGDIESKRQEIKSYFNLTYDAYEALFLTLKSDSAFYERPCSLRHPLIFYFGHTATFFTNKLVLAKLLPNRINPKIESMCAIGVDEMSWDDLDETHYDWPSADDVRDYRNQVREAVNQLIDRVEFTMPIDWKSPMWPILMGIEHERIHLETSSVLIRQLPITSVQSHDLFPICRQSGSAPENQLYDVPAGEVLINHHDPAPVYGWDNEYGQHQAKVPEFKAASFLVSNQEYLAFVEDGGYDKAEYWDNEGNQWRNFSPVKHPTFWVKKDHPDQAWYLRCMTEEIPMPWNWPVEVNQLEAHAFCQWKSQQTGLPIRLPSEDEYLRLREHSQALHHKQQANFNLQKFASSTPVDENKTDDFYDVLGNVWQWTQTPIYPYEGFKVHPLYDDFTMPTFDNKHNLFTGGSWISTGNEINGYSRYAFRRHFFQHAGFRYIQSEAKVKTEFSTYETDQSVSQYCEFHYGDEYFGIENFAKAYANIAIDTIKNDSDFNNKTDLSVLEVGCSVGRASFELAKHFSQVTGLDFSARFIQVANQLQDNGTIRYSIPQEGEIMEFKSQSLENLNLNDVAKRCTFMQQDASNLKPRFTDYDMVIAINLIDRLYEPSKFLSMIHERINSHGYLIIGSPYTWLEEFTEKSRWLGGYKDEQSGENVTTLEGLHAILDSHFTRVAEPFDVPFVIRETQRKYQHSLSEFTIWKKIT
- a CDS encoding YoaK family protein, producing MPYPIKEHIENDVDFKLSATKLYVISFIMTLIAGYINSAMLIEFGIPVSQMTGVSSRMSDAIVDIEWIDLLNNFMILSGFFGGAFISGWLIGHSQYQTTPNYGYALLLNCILLSLATFFSFIQSDLSLLLAAIACGLQNALVASYRGLQIRTTHVTGTVTDLGVHLAQKIKHKRAWSWKGNALIVLLLGFIIGGVIGIFAYRLFPNWSLVFPALITLILGLAYLYQFRSRQPTN